The following proteins come from a genomic window of Paenibacillus swuensis:
- a CDS encoding TIGR01212 family radical SAM protein (This family includes YhcC from E. coli K-12, an uncharacterized radical SAM protein.), with the protein MQATPIHEPLLWGDKRFHTWNYEMREVFHEKVFKVMLDAGFTCPNRDGSIAKGGCTFCSARGSGDFAGSRRDDLVTQFNNIRDKQHIKWPSAKYIGYFQAYTNTYAPVEELREYYEEILLQPGVVGLSIATRPDCLPDDVVDYLAELNERTYLWVEMGLQTVHESTSTLINRAHDTDCYLEAVEKLRKRGIRVCAHIIYGLPQETHEMMLDTGRAVAAMDVQGIKIHLLHLMRKTPMVKQYEAGLLRFLEQDEYIKLVVDTLKFLPPEMIVHRLTGDAPRDLLIGPTWSLKKWEVLNAIDTELRERDTWQGKFWRGN; encoded by the coding sequence ATGCAAGCTACACCCATACACGAGCCTCTCCTGTGGGGAGACAAACGTTTTCATACATGGAATTACGAAATGCGCGAGGTGTTTCATGAGAAAGTATTTAAAGTAATGCTCGACGCGGGCTTTACCTGCCCCAACCGGGACGGCAGCATCGCCAAAGGCGGATGCACGTTCTGCAGCGCGCGCGGTTCCGGTGATTTCGCTGGAAGTCGGCGGGATGATCTCGTTACCCAATTCAACAATATTCGCGACAAACAGCATATAAAGTGGCCGAGCGCCAAATATATCGGCTATTTCCAGGCCTACACGAATACGTACGCGCCGGTTGAAGAACTGCGGGAATATTATGAAGAGATTTTGCTTCAGCCCGGGGTGGTCGGCTTGTCGATTGCAACGCGTCCCGACTGTCTGCCCGACGATGTCGTTGATTATTTGGCGGAATTGAATGAACGTACGTATCTGTGGGTAGAAATGGGACTGCAAACGGTGCACGAAAGCACTTCGACGCTGATTAATCGCGCCCATGATACCGACTGCTATCTCGAAGCGGTGGAAAAGCTGCGCAAACGGGGCATTCGCGTATGCGCCCATATCATTTATGGCCTGCCGCAGGAAACGCATGAAATGATGCTGGACACCGGACGGGCCGTTGCGGCTATGGATGTGCAAGGCATCAAGATTCACCTGCTGCACCTCATGCGCAAAACACCGATGGTGAAGCAATATGAAGCCGGCTTGCTTCGTTTCCTGGAGCAGGACGAATATATTAAACTGGTCGTCGACACGCTGAAGTTCCTGCCGCCGGAGATGATTGTGCACCGGCTAACCGGAGACGCGCCGCGCGACTTGCTGATCGGCCCCACTTGGAGTCTGAAGAAGTGGGAAGTGCTCAACGCAATTGACACGGAGCTCCGCGAGCGCGACACGTGGCAGGGCAAGTTCTGGAGAGGAAACTGA